The following coding sequences are from one Haloarcula sp. DT43 window:
- a CDS encoding IS5 family transposase, producing the protein MSKISRFTSKAVQLAKNAVGDRGEVAAPEGGGGFAEYAVLSLHCLRVYLEKSYRESLDLLSEMPHILGEIGLEAADLPHHSTLVKWFDRIKTALWRVLLRLSAQLHDPSGHAAIDATFFDRENASNHYCRRTNYRVQTLKTTALVDTESHAILDVHCTTEKTHDTQLGWQVARRNAGDLASLAADKGYDWMELREKLREEGVRPLIKHREFRPIDPRVMRVIDGPRYRQRALCETVFSTIKRTLGDAVRARTWYGEFRELVLMCAVYNIKQAVKP; encoded by the coding sequence ATGTCTAAGATTTCCCGCTTCACTAGCAAAGCGGTCCAGTTAGCTAAAAATGCTGTTGGAGACCGAGGCGAAGTCGCCGCCCCCGAAGGGGGTGGCGGCTTCGCCGAGTATGCGGTGCTGTCGCTGCACTGTCTGCGGGTTTACTTGGAGAAATCCTACCGAGAATCACTTGATTTGCTGAGCGAGATGCCACATATTCTTGGGGAGATCGGCCTCGAGGCGGCCGATCTCCCACATCACTCGACGCTAGTGAAGTGGTTTGACAGGATCAAGACAGCACTCTGGCGAGTGCTGCTGCGCCTCTCGGCGCAGTTGCACGACCCGAGCGGACACGCTGCTATCGACGCGACGTTCTTCGACCGCGAAAACGCTAGCAATCACTACTGCCGGCGGACGAATTACCGGGTGCAGACGCTCAAAACAACCGCTCTCGTGGACACAGAAAGCCACGCGATTCTGGACGTTCACTGTACGACTGAGAAAACGCACGACACACAGCTCGGCTGGCAGGTCGCCCGCCGCAACGCGGGCGACCTTGCCAGCCTCGCCGCCGACAAGGGCTACGATTGGATGGAGTTACGCGAAAAACTCCGCGAAGAAGGCGTGAGACCACTGATAAAGCATCGTGAGTTCCGGCCCATCGATCCGCGCGTTATGCGCGTGATCGATGGGCCTCGCTACCGGCAACGAGCGCTGTGTGAGACCGTCTTCTCGACGATCAAGCGCACGCTCGGCGACGCCGTGCGTGCGCGAACTTGGTATGGCGAGTTTCGAGAACTCGTGTTGATGTGTGCAGTTTACAACATCAAGCAGGCTGTGAAACCGTGA
- a CDS encoding CPBP family glutamic-type intramembrane protease, with protein MANLVLGVLWPCWHYPLFFVGSDIFAQSPFELYLFETTAISFVLGWIYSSTGGSLLFAVLAHTAQNLTTSTVENLVFNPFLGALSSLQDELIEAGVWTDVECGAGQQLRDCHRVAGLAVLYRRATWRGRLLTLRAGASRYRATSRSPPVFATDRRWWWSNLTTLFRQYRNITI; from the coding sequence GTGGCCAATCTCGTGTTGGGCGTTCTCTGGCCGTGCTGGCACTATCCGCTGTTTTTCGTCGGCAGCGATATTTTCGCTCAGTCTCCGTTCGAACTGTACCTCTTCGAAACGACAGCCATCTCGTTTGTGCTGGGCTGGATCTACAGTAGCACCGGCGGCAGTCTCCTATTCGCCGTCCTCGCACATACCGCACAGAACCTCACCACGAGCACAGTAGAGAACCTCGTATTCAACCCGTTTCTGGGAGCGCTCTCTTCGTTACAAGACGAACTCATCGAAGCCGGGGTGTGGACCGATGTCGAGTGTGGGGCTGGTCAGCAACTCCGGGACTGTCACCGGGTCGCCGGCTTGGCTGTGCTCTATCGCCGCGCGACTTGGCGAGGTCGTCTGTTAACTCTTCGCGCCGGGGCGTCGAGATACCGAGCTACCTCCCGGTCACCTCCCGTTTTTGCCACCGATCGACGCTGGTGGTGGTCAAATCTGACAACTCTCTTCCGACAATACCGGAATATCACGATCTAG
- a CDS encoding DUF7260 family protein — translation MVSGQAVATVLFPVKDIEPATDGCRGLSCEFAGFVIDPSVVAGIVFIGVGVLVGLGHVRSASEACQCERHRVLNECDAFKEFADRVAALNPVSVVSAIATAGGSSTKHHQTIRSGNATDSTLRRVVLIYKETVMSVPHYEAGYDETVPESMAAELSPDTAASLATNSRTSSWYASRRRSRNHIAQR, via the coding sequence ATGGTGAGCGGTCAAGCAGTTGCTACAGTGCTGTTTCCAGTGAAAGACATAGAGCCAGCGACAGATGGTTGTCGAGGGCTCTCTTGTGAGTTCGCTGGGTTCGTAATCGACCCAAGCGTCGTCGCTGGAATCGTATTCATTGGAGTGGGAGTACTGGTAGGACTGGGACATGTGCGTTCCGCAAGTGAAGCATGTCAGTGTGAACGCCATCGGGTTCTGAACGAATGCGACGCATTCAAAGAGTTTGCGGACCGCGTAGCGGCACTCAATCCTGTCTCTGTGGTGTCAGCAATCGCAACAGCAGGTGGATCGTCTACTAAACACCACCAGACAATACGCTCGGGAAACGCGACGGACAGCACGCTGCGGCGGGTGGTATTGATATACAAGGAGACGGTGATGTCGGTGCCACACTACGAGGCGGGCTATGACGAGACGGTTCCCGAAAGCATGGCGGCCGAGCTGAGCCCGGATACAGCGGCATCGCTGGCAACGAACTCTAGAACATCGTCTTGGTATGCATCACGACGTCGCTCGAGAAACCATATCGCACAACGCTGA
- a CDS encoding ABC transporter substrate-binding protein — protein MATATGVAALAGCSGGGGDGGGGGDGENGTTNGDSDQVTTIEYWRWPHSTDPSNAGEDEIVQAFNEGPGAEKGIRVEQVTNPYGDHGQAVRTAIGSDDAPDVAWTFTRQYYDPVGKDRSTIEEESPFSYIDNYVDEDILGQFYEPYMELQRSYFGGVIGLPFISGVRPGLMYVNVDAWNEAGLGDLPEGSWSWEEYLNAAEQMDGTEVNGSTVNGVGLGLSDAASNQEWDNFWGTMSRTAGSLIGNGYQNQDSQTVLTTASDPEVEAWNALYGTPIENGWTNNPGAYEWIEMQDPFMSGQIGLLSHATYSRVQFSSEAEIEWDTIPYPTKNGAENYGVYEPHTGVALILHTTFKEEVGANPEAAAEFIKYRNNAQNQYNWFNTSSQTVPNREAYQLMQDEGVSDFVEQSNGLDVQRRVHQSMQDWASMQEAILNRYPDIATNAAGNPITTTPTNIASGRVHDTMGGALQRLAQSNNNDPQGQLTQAEEQWAQYIQQSEDNTVDESSVGYNAPEPQAGPL, from the coding sequence ATGGCCACCGCGACTGGCGTCGCTGCTCTTGCCGGCTGTTCCGGCGGCGGTGGCGACGGCGGTGGCGGTGGCGATGGTGAGAACGGAACGACGAACGGCGACTCGGATCAAGTAACCACCATCGAGTACTGGCGGTGGCCCCACTCGACGGACCCCTCGAACGCGGGCGAAGACGAAATCGTCCAAGCCTTCAACGAAGGACCGGGTGCAGAGAAGGGGATCCGGGTCGAGCAGGTAACGAATCCGTACGGCGACCACGGGCAGGCTGTCCGGACGGCGATCGGGTCGGACGACGCACCGGACGTCGCGTGGACGTTCACCCGTCAGTACTACGACCCAGTCGGGAAGGACCGGTCGACGATTGAGGAAGAGTCGCCGTTCTCCTACATCGACAACTACGTCGACGAGGATATCTTGGGGCAGTTCTACGAGCCCTACATGGAACTCCAGCGGTCGTACTTCGGAGGTGTCATCGGTCTTCCGTTTATTTCGGGCGTTCGACCGGGCCTGATGTACGTCAACGTCGACGCCTGGAACGAAGCGGGGCTCGGTGACCTCCCCGAGGGCAGCTGGAGCTGGGAAGAGTACCTCAACGCCGCAGAGCAGATGGATGGGACGGAAGTCAACGGAAGTACCGTCAACGGCGTCGGCCTCGGCCTCTCGGACGCCGCGTCGAACCAGGAGTGGGACAACTTTTGGGGCACGATGTCGCGGACGGCCGGGAGCCTGATCGGGAACGGTTACCAGAACCAGGACAGCCAGACCGTGCTGACGACCGCGTCCGATCCCGAAGTCGAAGCGTGGAACGCGCTCTACGGGACTCCGATCGAGAACGGCTGGACGAACAACCCCGGCGCGTACGAGTGGATCGAGATGCAGGACCCCTTCATGTCGGGCCAGATCGGCCTCCTCAGCCACGCGACTTACTCCCGGGTCCAGTTCTCCAGCGAGGCCGAAATCGAGTGGGACACTATTCCATACCCGACCAAGAACGGCGCAGAGAACTACGGTGTGTACGAGCCCCACACCGGCGTCGCGCTCATCCTCCACACGACGTTCAAGGAGGAGGTGGGTGCGAACCCCGAGGCGGCTGCCGAGTTCATCAAGTACCGCAATAACGCCCAGAACCAGTACAACTGGTTCAACACGTCGTCCCAGACCGTTCCGAACCGCGAGGCGTACCAGCTGATGCAGGACGAGGGCGTCTCCGACTTCGTCGAGCAGTCCAACGGGCTGGACGTCCAGAGGCGTGTCCACCAGAGCATGCAGGACTGGGCATCCATGCAGGAGGCGATACTGAATCGCTACCCTGACATCGCGACGAACGCGGCCGGCAATCCGATTACGACCACTCCCACGAACATCGCCAGTGGACGCGTCCACGATACTATGGGCGGCGCACTGCAGCGACTGGCTCAGAGCAACAATAACGATCCGCAGGGACAGCTCACCCAAGCAGAAGAGCAGTGGGCACAGTACATCCAGCAGTCCGAGGACAACACGGTCGACGAGTCCAGTGTCGGGTACAACGCACCCGAACCGCAGGCTGGCCCGCTGTAA
- a CDS encoding alpha/beta hydrolase, with product MNDVTVHEGITYADRAAGQLKLDLYLPDSDAPPLVVYVHGGGWVAETRSNVPEPERYAAEWDCAIASVSYRLQNVPDDSPVEEMCDPSNPTPRGTFPDHFVDVKAAIRWLRANAGEYGYDAEAVAAWGSSAGGHIALLVGVVDDVTDLGDAFSDEIEKTVAPEQSGAVQAVISWYGLADFTLTEDSDGIVPVLLSGNQSERPKRYRQASPVTHVTSESPPTLLMHGREDEVVDVEQSRRFFAALDDAGVNAVRYELHDLNHVWAEHVEATESERVGMDLLAAEPTHAQSVYEATHMRRGESPAPLVPDLVPAGPGAIRQFLDRTIR from the coding sequence ATGAACGACGTCACGGTCCACGAGGGAATCACGTACGCCGACCGCGCGGCCGGCCAACTGAAGCTTGACCTGTACCTCCCGGACAGCGACGCCCCGCCGCTGGTGGTCTACGTCCACGGCGGGGGGTGGGTCGCGGAGACCCGTTCGAACGTCCCGGAGCCGGAGCGGTACGCCGCCGAGTGGGACTGCGCGATCGCTAGCGTCAGTTACCGTCTCCAGAATGTCCCGGACGACTCACCCGTCGAAGAGATGTGCGACCCGTCAAACCCCACGCCCAGGGGCACCTTCCCCGACCACTTCGTGGACGTGAAGGCCGCGATCCGATGGCTCCGTGCCAACGCCGGCGAGTATGGATACGACGCTGAGGCCGTCGCCGCGTGGGGCTCCTCGGCCGGTGGGCACATTGCCCTGCTCGTAGGGGTTGTCGACGACGTGACCGATCTCGGGGACGCATTCTCCGACGAGATTGAGAAGACCGTTGCGCCTGAACAGTCCGGCGCCGTTCAAGCGGTCATCAGCTGGTACGGACTCGCGGACTTCACGCTTACTGAGGACTCTGACGGTATCGTTCCGGTACTGCTCAGCGGGAACCAGTCCGAGCGCCCGAAGCGGTACCGGCAGGCCAGTCCCGTCACCCACGTCACGAGTGAGAGCCCACCCACGCTGCTGATGCACGGCCGGGAAGACGAGGTCGTCGACGTTGAGCAGAGTCGGCGCTTCTTTGCGGCCTTGGACGACGCGGGTGTGAACGCAGTCCGTTACGAGTTACACGATCTGAACCACGTCTGGGCCGAGCACGTCGAGGCCACAGAGTCCGAGCGCGTCGGGATGGACCTGCTCGCGGCGGAGCCGACCCACGCGCAGTCAGTCTACGAGGCTACGCACATGAGGAGGGGAGAGTCGCCGGCCCCGTTGGTCCCTGACCTTGTACCGGCCGGACCAGGGGCTATTCGGCAGTTCCTCGACCGGACGATCCGGTAG
- a CDS encoding carbohydrate ABC transporter permease, producing MTSEHERLFESPDTLQGRIERLGAHVYLLALALLTAGPYVTMLLISLMGEGWQPVTPPKLIPEVWSFINYTNVWTGNTALLDEPFIGFFVNSLIYAVGATLVILAIDTLAGYAFARLEFRGRDLTFLAIVSTLMITPMILFIPVYTWFNQFGLVNTRLGIILPHTYSAFGVFLMRQFIKTLPSDLEDAALIDGCSRFGVFWRIVVPMLKPALVTLGIVTFITVWNSFLWPLILARDSALFNLPVALGFFQGQTNTLWAPLMAATAITLVPMIILFVSMQKYYVRGFVVGGLKG from the coding sequence ATGACGTCTGAACACGAGCGGCTGTTTGAGAGTCCCGACACGCTACAGGGCCGTATCGAGCGCCTCGGCGCACACGTTTACTTGTTGGCCCTGGCACTCCTGACTGCCGGCCCCTACGTCACGATGTTGCTGATCTCGCTCATGGGAGAGGGATGGCAGCCCGTGACGCCCCCGAAGCTAATCCCCGAAGTTTGGTCGTTTATCAACTACACCAACGTCTGGACCGGGAACACGGCGCTGCTCGACGAGCCCTTCATCGGCTTCTTCGTGAATTCCCTCATCTACGCTGTCGGGGCGACCCTCGTTATCCTTGCCATCGACACGCTCGCAGGCTACGCGTTCGCCCGACTGGAGTTCCGGGGACGAGATCTCACATTCCTCGCTATCGTCTCGACACTGATGATCACCCCGATGATCCTGTTCATCCCAGTGTATACGTGGTTCAACCAGTTCGGGCTCGTCAACACGCGCCTGGGGATCATCCTGCCACACACGTACAGCGCCTTCGGGGTATTCCTGATGCGTCAGTTCATCAAGACACTCCCCTCGGACCTAGAGGACGCGGCACTCATCGACGGCTGTTCGCGATTCGGGGTGTTCTGGCGCATCGTCGTCCCGATGCTCAAGCCAGCGCTCGTGACGCTGGGGATCGTCACGTTCATCACGGTCTGGAACTCCTTCCTCTGGCCGCTCATCCTGGCGCGCGACTCGGCGCTGTTCAACCTTCCGGTCGCGCTCGGGTTCTTCCAGGGCCAGACGAACACGCTCTGGGCACCGCTGATGGCGGCGACGGCCATCACCCTCGTGCCGATGATCATCCTGTTCGTCTCGATGCAGAAGTACTACGTCCGCGGGTTCGTCGTCGGCGGCCTCAAGGGCTAA
- a CDS encoding family 78 glycoside hydrolase catalytic domain — MSAPADEQSQRPVDLRVEFEDDPINVDPTRAPRFGWRVETDDRNCVQTAYRIVVGRDPDAVADGEGTMWDSGRVESGEATDVSYGGPDLAADATYYWSVKVWTPEEESDWAEPARFGTALGPEDWHGEWIAHQPGEGDTNGWRSRWHDPDEDATEWVQVDLGESTEIAEITLHPASPVDVVRTPDDTAVTISWDANPIEGFGFPESYRVEVSDEPDFADATLVTEQTVEREDPDVEDIDGQPDEAVDSQTHVTDETTARYVRVTATDLFEVDPATQSSHVRSADRTVEQVRTWQCFALAGLSVEDDDGTDLATGATVAASSSVESDTWGRNQLVNDCDESTMASSSPLLRNEFDLEGTVRSARIHVAAVGYGELYVNGKRVGDGRLDPAWTDYEKRVLYASHDVTDALTEGENAVGLWLGRGWYAKHSSYWVGDGSPRARATMTVEFEDGTTRTVSTDGDWRATDSPITANDIYVGERYDARREQDGWSEPDFDDSHWDGATAVDAPGGTLRPQRIQSMGVVDTFDVETVHEHPEGPILDFGQNLTGWLEIEIDGANEGDEVTLRHAEALTEDGDLSTEDLRSADATDTYVASGDGAETYEPRFTYHGFRYAQVSDYPGEFEPESVTAKVVHTAMDRRGEFSCSNEDLNQLQHNSVWGLRSNTHSIPEDCPQRDERFGWTGDAHISTRALLFNFDAARFDEKWARDHDDAASEMGYVPDVIPNKAFEDPADPTWSITRVMIPWYLYRHDGDDGILHEQYEDMREYVDYWYSVTEDGILGDDYGKFGDWLAFENTDGRRGLPHDLYNTAFLYQVVDTFSKIALVVGNETDAANYRELAEQIATAFNDEYFDPETAEYGPGTQSSYSVPLFLGLVPEDHVDAVAANLAEKVRADGGKLQTGFLGTRPLIHTLADHGYEELAYEVVTQPEQPGWMYMARNGATTMWERWDSDTRVGDGMNSLNHSPFTHISEFFYEVLAGIRLGDEPVTEHVTIAPALVDDLEWVDASLETQAGDLEVVWERNRQGYDCGVMIPWNGQATVRLPDAADATVSESGVPLSEGAPDGVLSVETDGDDLVLEVGSGEFAFSVE, encoded by the coding sequence ATGTCTGCACCTGCCGACGAACAGTCGCAGCGACCGGTGGATTTGCGGGTCGAATTCGAGGACGATCCGATCAACGTCGATCCGACGCGAGCGCCGCGCTTCGGTTGGCGCGTCGAGACGGACGACCGAAACTGCGTCCAGACGGCCTACCGGATCGTCGTCGGCCGCGACCCCGACGCCGTCGCCGACGGTGAGGGAACGATGTGGGACTCGGGTCGAGTCGAATCCGGCGAGGCGACCGACGTCTCATACGGCGGACCGGACCTGGCGGCCGACGCGACCTACTACTGGTCGGTGAAGGTCTGGACGCCCGAGGAGGAAAGTGATTGGGCGGAACCGGCGCGGTTCGGGACCGCACTCGGTCCCGAAGACTGGCACGGTGAGTGGATCGCTCACCAGCCCGGCGAAGGGGATACGAACGGCTGGCGAAGCCGGTGGCACGATCCCGACGAGGACGCCACGGAGTGGGTCCAGGTCGACCTCGGGGAATCGACCGAGATTGCCGAGATCACGCTCCACCCCGCATCGCCGGTCGACGTGGTGCGGACGCCCGACGACACGGCCGTGACGATCTCGTGGGACGCGAACCCCATCGAGGGCTTCGGCTTCCCCGAATCCTACCGGGTCGAGGTCTCCGACGAGCCCGACTTCGCAGACGCGACACTCGTGACGGAGCAGACCGTCGAGCGTGAGGATCCAGACGTCGAAGACATCGACGGCCAGCCCGACGAGGCCGTCGATTCCCAGACTCACGTCACCGACGAGACGACCGCCAGGTACGTTCGCGTGACTGCGACGGACCTTTTCGAGGTCGACCCCGCGACACAGTCTTCACACGTCCGCAGCGCCGATCGCACGGTCGAGCAGGTCCGCACCTGGCAGTGCTTCGCACTTGCCGGCCTCTCGGTAGAGGACGACGACGGGACGGACCTCGCGACTGGCGCAACGGTCGCTGCTTCGTCGTCCGTCGAGTCCGACACCTGGGGCCGCAATCAGCTGGTTAACGACTGCGACGAGTCGACCATGGCGTCGTCGTCGCCACTACTGCGCAACGAGTTCGATCTCGAGGGAACCGTCCGGTCGGCGCGGATCCACGTGGCCGCCGTCGGTTACGGCGAGCTGTACGTCAACGGCAAACGGGTTGGCGACGGCCGGCTCGATCCCGCTTGGACGGACTACGAGAAGCGCGTCCTCTACGCGAGCCACGACGTGACCGATGCGTTGACCGAGGGTGAGAACGCGGTCGGCCTGTGGCTCGGCCGGGGCTGGTACGCCAAGCACAGCTCCTACTGGGTCGGTGACGGCTCGCCGCGGGCACGGGCGACAATGACCGTTGAGTTCGAGGACGGGACCACGCGGACCGTTTCGACAGACGGCGACTGGCGGGCGACCGACAGCCCGATTACAGCCAACGACATCTACGTCGGCGAGCGCTACGACGCGCGCCGTGAACAGGACGGCTGGAGCGAGCCGGACTTCGACGACAGCCACTGGGACGGTGCGACGGCCGTCGACGCTCCCGGTGGCACTCTGCGTCCCCAACGGATCCAATCGATGGGCGTCGTCGACACCTTCGACGTGGAGACCGTCCACGAGCACCCGGAGGGGCCGATACTTGACTTCGGGCAGAACCTCACCGGCTGGCTCGAGATCGAGATCGACGGGGCCAACGAGGGCGACGAGGTCACGTTGCGCCACGCCGAGGCCCTCACCGAGGACGGCGACCTCTCGACGGAGGACCTCCGCAGCGCCGACGCCACCGACACCTACGTCGCAAGCGGTGACGGTGCCGAGACGTACGAACCGCGCTTCACCTACCACGGCTTCCGCTACGCACAGGTTTCGGATTATCCCGGCGAGTTCGAACCTGAGAGTGTGACGGCGAAAGTCGTCCACACTGCCATGGACCGGCGCGGTGAGTTCAGTTGCTCGAACGAGGACCTCAATCAGCTCCAGCACAACTCCGTGTGGGGGCTGCGAAGCAACACCCACTCGATCCCGGAAGACTGTCCTCAGCGCGACGAGCGGTTCGGCTGGACGGGCGACGCTCACATCTCGACGCGGGCGCTGCTGTTCAACTTCGACGCCGCCCGCTTTGACGAGAAGTGGGCGCGCGACCACGACGACGCGGCAAGCGAGATGGGCTACGTCCCCGACGTGATTCCGAACAAAGCCTTCGAGGACCCTGCCGACCCGACGTGGTCGATCACACGCGTGATGATCCCGTGGTACCTCTATCGCCACGACGGCGACGACGGCATCCTCCACGAGCAGTACGAAGACATGCGCGAGTACGTCGACTACTGGTATTCCGTGACGGAGGACGGAATCCTCGGCGACGACTACGGGAAGTTCGGCGACTGGCTCGCCTTCGAGAACACGGATGGTCGGCGGGGACTGCCCCACGACCTGTACAACACGGCCTTCCTCTACCAGGTCGTGGATACCTTCTCGAAGATCGCTCTGGTGGTCGGCAATGAGACCGACGCCGCGAATTACCGCGAGCTGGCTGAGCAGATCGCCACCGCGTTCAACGACGAGTACTTCGATCCCGAGACCGCCGAGTACGGGCCAGGTACGCAGTCTTCGTACTCGGTCCCGCTGTTCCTCGGGCTGGTGCCCGAAGACCACGTAGACGCGGTCGCTGCGAACCTCGCGGAGAAGGTCCGGGCCGACGGCGGGAAGCTCCAGACGGGCTTCCTCGGAACGCGGCCGCTGATCCACACCCTCGCGGATCACGGCTACGAAGAACTGGCCTACGAGGTCGTCACCCAGCCCGAACAGCCCGGCTGGATGTACATGGCCCGCAACGGCGCGACGACGATGTGGGAGCGCTGGGACAGCGACACCCGTGTCGGTGATGGGATGAACTCGCTGAACCACTCGCCGTTCACGCACATCTCCGAGTTTTTCTACGAGGTGTTGGCGGGCATCCGACTGGGTGACGAACCGGTGACCGAACACGTCACAATCGCCCCGGCACTGGTCGACGACCTCGAATGGGTCGACGCCAGCCTCGAGACGCAGGCGGGCGACCTCGAGGTCGTCTGGGAGCGCAACCGGCAGGGGTACGACTGCGGGGTGATGATCCCCTGGAACGGCCAGGCGACGGTCCGACTCCCCGACGCCGCCGACGCTACAGTTTCCGAGTCCGGCGTCCCGCTGTCCGAGGGTGCACCCGACGGCGTTCTCTCGGTCGAGACCGACGGCGACGACCTCGTCCTCGAGGTCGGTTCCGGCGAGTTCGCGTTCTCCGTCGAGTGA
- a CDS encoding ABC transporter ATP-binding protein codes for MGELNLETLRKEFGEEGGEHVVAVNDLDIDIEDGEFLILVGPSGCGKSTTLRCIAGLEQPTSGEIVLDGQPVTQRKPKDRNMAMVFQNYALYPHMTARENMAFGLRMTTEMSNEEIDERVVDAAELMGIEDLLEKKPGELSGGQQQRVALGRAIVRDPEVFLMDEPLSNLDAKLRTQMRTELQDLQQDLDVTTIYVTHDQTEAMTMGDRIAILNHGELQQIGTPKECYQEPNNQFVAGFIGSPSMNFFDVELADDALVNEDFRVQIPNSIREELAGRGSEFVMGIRPEEVLSEGDATGHEDAFGIDVNVVEPLGDVTYLYTDIAGSESTISVNRNTDIEPGDRIQIAFPQSEIHVFDSMTGDALITRGEPAGEDLVDDSETGSEASEA; via the coding sequence ATGGGAGAGCTAAATCTGGAGACCCTTCGGAAGGAGTTCGGAGAAGAGGGCGGCGAACACGTCGTCGCGGTCAACGACCTCGACATCGACATCGAAGACGGTGAGTTCCTGATCCTCGTCGGTCCTTCGGGCTGTGGTAAGTCGACGACGCTGCGCTGTATCGCCGGCCTCGAACAGCCCACGAGCGGCGAAATCGTCCTCGACGGCCAGCCCGTCACCCAGCGCAAGCCCAAGGACCGCAACATGGCGATGGTGTTCCAGAATTACGCGCTGTACCCACACATGACCGCCCGCGAGAACATGGCCTTCGGGCTCCGGATGACGACCGAGATGTCCAACGAGGAAATCGACGAACGGGTCGTCGATGCCGCGGAACTGATGGGGATTGAGGACCTCCTCGAGAAAAAGCCCGGTGAGCTCTCCGGCGGCCAGCAACAGCGCGTCGCGCTCGGGCGGGCAATCGTCCGGGACCCCGAGGTGTTCCTGATGGACGAACCCCTCTCGAATCTGGACGCGAAGCTCCGAACCCAGATGCGGACCGAACTCCAGGACCTCCAGCAGGACCTGGACGTGACGACGATCTACGTCACCCACGACCAGACTGAGGCGATGACGATGGGTGACCGCATCGCCATCCTCAACCACGGCGAACTCCAGCAAATCGGGACACCTAAGGAGTGTTACCAGGAACCGAACAACCAGTTCGTCGCCGGTTTCATCGGCTCTCCCAGCATGAACTTCTTCGACGTCGAACTCGCTGACGACGCGCTCGTCAACGAGGACTTCCGTGTACAGATTCCGAACAGCATTCGGGAAGAGCTCGCCGGGCGGGGTTCCGAGTTTGTCATGGGCATCCGACCGGAGGAGGTCCTGAGCGAAGGGGACGCGACTGGCCACGAGGACGCGTTCGGCATTGACGTCAATGTGGTCGAGCCACTGGGAGACGTCACGTACCTCTACACCGACATCGCCGGCAGCGAATCGACGATCAGCGTCAATCGCAACACCGACATCGAGCCCGGCGACCGAATCCAGATCGCGTTCCCGCAGAGCGAGATCCACGTCTTCGACAGCATGACCGGCGACGCGCTGATCACGCGGGGTGAACCCGCCGGCGAGGACCTAGTTGATGACTCCGAGACTGGCTCGGAAGCTTCGGAAGCCTGA
- a CDS encoding carbohydrate ABC transporter permease — MASETEEQSIELPEDKSSGARSLFDNLSLQRQETIEGWLFVAPKVAIILFVLGFPLAFGIYLSFTSSSLLNLPGEFVGLENYRWLINYDVWWTAVKNVLLIGAVKIPTNIIFSFTAALILREKIRGSTLYRIAFIIPVAGPPVIWGIVWRLMLFPNEGGIVNSLLLAIGAVGEYIPFLSSQALAVPSVIMSVIWSFGLSMLIYMAALSGLPASVMESAAMDGANKYQRVRHIIWPLMKPTTLFLVVIQLVMVTRLGFATVFVMTQGGPLNASMVPSYLVYNLAFTYNEFGRASTVAIGMFIITALLALLLYKPLQGNTEYYQ; from the coding sequence ATGGCCTCTGAAACAGAAGAACAGTCGATAGAGCTACCCGAGGACAAGTCGTCCGGGGCCCGCTCCCTCTTCGATAACCTGTCGCTACAGCGTCAGGAAACGATCGAGGGATGGTTATTCGTGGCCCCGAAGGTCGCTATCATCCTCTTCGTGCTCGGCTTCCCGCTCGCCTTCGGGATCTACTTGAGCTTCACCAGTTCGAGCCTGCTCAACCTCCCTGGCGAGTTCGTCGGGCTTGAGAACTACAGGTGGCTAATCAACTACGACGTCTGGTGGACAGCGGTCAAGAACGTCCTGCTCATCGGCGCCGTGAAGATTCCGACCAACATCATCTTCTCGTTCACGGCAGCGCTGATCCTCCGGGAGAAGATCCGTGGGAGCACGCTGTATCGCATCGCGTTCATCATCCCGGTCGCCGGACCGCCGGTCATCTGGGGCATCGTCTGGCGGCTCATGCTGTTCCCCAACGAAGGCGGTATCGTGAACTCGCTGCTGCTTGCAATCGGTGCTGTCGGCGAGTACATTCCCTTCCTGTCGAGCCAGGCCCTGGCGGTCCCGTCGGTCATCATGTCGGTGATCTGGTCGTTCGGTCTCTCGATGCTGATCTACATGGCGGCCCTCTCTGGACTGCCGGCTTCGGTTATGGAGTCCGCGGCGATGGACGGCGCTAACAAGTACCAGCGCGTGCGTCACATCATCTGGCCGCTGATGAAGCCGACGACGCTGTTCCTGGTCGTCATCCAACTGGTCATGGTGACTCGACTCGGGTTCGCGACCGTGTTCGTCATGACCCAGGGCGGACCACTGAACGCCTCGATGGTGCCGTCGTATCTCGTCTACAACCTCGCCTTCACCTACAACGAGTTCGGCCGCGCTTCGACGGTCGCGATCGGGATGTTCATCATCACCGCCCTCCTGGCGCTACTGCTGTACAAACCGCTGCAGGGTAACACGGAGTACTACCAATGA